Within the Larimichthys crocea isolate SSNF unplaced genomic scaffold, L_crocea_2.0 scaffold5152, whole genome shotgun sequence genome, the region TCTGCAAATGTTTAGTAGGGAAGGAGATGCACTGAACATATTTGTTAGAGCtcacacaatgaaacacacagtgcattTATATAagtaacactgaatgtaaacataacttttgtttatttgcacgAAAACTCTACAGGCCATCTTTGTGACTGTTCTCTAAATGATATCCATGTATTGTCTTACCTTTTGTCACGGATGATTTTATTCAGAGCAGTCACCACTTTTTCAGCCGTCACATCATACATATCGAGTTTTTCTGCAACACCGCGGGCTACCATGCGGTGTACATTGTCCCCCTGGTCCCCAAACAGTGGGAACATCAACATGGGTACAGCATTACAGATACCCTCATAGACGCCGTGGATTCCTCCATGAGTGATGAAGACTTTAGCTTTGGGATGGGCTGAGGTGCACAGGAACAGACAAATTACAGCTTGCAATTACATATTTCATTAGAAGATACTTTGATTCGCATTATAACATGATTTCAGCACAGCACATT harbors:
- the LOC104926346 gene encoding UDP-glucuronosyltransferase-like, which translates into the protein MVSDMPAEKAKEFFDAFGQIPQRVVWRYTGVPPVDVPKNVKLMKWLPQNDLLAHPKAKVFITHGGIHGVYEGICNAVPMLMFPLFGDQGDNVHRMVARGVAEKLDMYDVTAEKVVTALNKIIRDKR